A DNA window from Actinokineospora baliensis contains the following coding sequences:
- a CDS encoding helix-turn-helix domain-containing protein produces MSVDELAGLPLGARLKAIRERKHKSRSVVAGLVGKSESWLKKVESGELLEPRTAMLVRLAEALELHDLAELTGDKGLTISVGGRTGHHAVPAMRHAIEAPILVVGSDPLPDASVLTARVVDAWALWHSSPTPRAAVGAVLPRIITDGRRATRMLEGLERRQAYAALSSAYALSEQLLAWVADSALLWLAADRCMNSAEQADDPLALASAAWVVGNVWRSTGREDEALTLAHESADLLSAQLEESEEARALWGAVRLHGAITAARMGREGDALNLMDQAASMVRRLPGSYAHPSTLFGAANAALTGVSVHVELRKGGRAVETAEDADPDSVPSLDRRARVWLEVARGYRQRKDTTAALHVLHRAVTTSRESMSCHPLARTLAVDLATNGGKIVQREARALAGALGVDL; encoded by the coding sequence ATGTCGGTCGACGAACTCGCGGGGCTGCCGTTGGGCGCCCGTTTGAAGGCCATCCGCGAGCGTAAGCACAAGTCACGTTCGGTAGTCGCGGGCCTTGTTGGCAAGTCAGAGAGCTGGTTGAAGAAGGTCGAGAGTGGGGAGCTCCTAGAGCCACGGACGGCCATGCTCGTACGACTGGCCGAAGCCCTCGAACTCCACGATCTTGCTGAGTTGACCGGGGACAAGGGGCTCACGATCTCCGTCGGAGGACGCACTGGGCACCACGCGGTTCCGGCGATGCGCCATGCCATCGAGGCGCCGATACTGGTGGTAGGTAGCGACCCCTTGCCTGACGCATCAGTGTTGACCGCGAGGGTCGTAGACGCTTGGGCGCTGTGGCACTCGTCCCCGACGCCCAGAGCGGCTGTGGGCGCCGTCCTACCACGGATCATCACCGATGGCCGTCGCGCTACACGAATGCTGGAAGGTCTGGAGCGCAGGCAAGCGTACGCAGCGCTCTCTTCCGCGTACGCGCTGTCCGAACAGCTACTTGCGTGGGTAGCCGATAGTGCCTTGCTCTGGCTTGCCGCTGACCGGTGTATGAACAGCGCGGAACAGGCCGACGATCCTTTGGCTCTGGCCAGCGCGGCGTGGGTCGTCGGCAACGTTTGGAGATCAACTGGGCGAGAGGACGAAGCTCTGACGTTGGCGCATGAATCAGCAGATCTGCTGAGCGCTCAGCTTGAAGAGAGCGAGGAGGCTCGCGCCCTGTGGGGCGCAGTTCGGCTGCATGGGGCGATCACCGCAGCACGAATGGGCCGTGAAGGCGATGCGCTCAATCTGATGGATCAGGCCGCAAGTATGGTCCGTCGGCTACCGGGTAGCTACGCCCATCCGAGCACACTGTTCGGAGCAGCCAACGCCGCGCTCACGGGCGTCAGTGTGCATGTAGAGCTCCGCAAGGGCGGGAGAGCAGTCGAGACCGCTGAGGACGCCGACCCTGACTCAGTTCCGTCGCTGGACCGTCGCGCCCGGGTCTGGCTGGAGGTCGCACGAGGTTACCGACAGCGCAAGGACACGACTGCTGCGCTGCACGTGCTCCATCGCGCAGTTACCACCAGTCGCGAGTCGATGTCATGCCACCCGCTGGCACGCACTCTGGCGGTCGATCTGGCCACGAATGGGGGAAAGATCGTGCAGCGCGAGGCTCGTGCCCTCGCTGGAGCTCTAGGCGTTGACCTATAA
- the ychF gene encoding redox-regulated ATPase YchF — MSLTLGIVGLPNVGKSTLFNALTNNDVLAANYPFATIEPNVGIVPLPDDRLDRLAELFSSERTVPAVVSFVDIAGIVKGASEGAGLGNKFLANIREANAICQVIRVFDDPDVVHVDGAVDPLADIETINTELILADMQTLEKALPRLEKEARTRKEARPLLDAATAARDVLDSGRTLFAAGVDTALLRELSLLTTKPFLYVFNADEAVLTDPARRAELAKLVAPADAVFLDAKVEAELLELDEESRRELLESVGQDEPGLNALARAGFHTLGLQTYLTAGPKEARAWTIPQGATAPQAAGVIHTDFERGFIKAEVVSYADLVEAGSMAAAKAAGKVRIEGKDYTMTDGDVVEFRFNV; from the coding sequence GTGAGTTTGACCCTCGGGATCGTCGGCCTGCCCAACGTCGGCAAGTCCACCCTGTTCAACGCGCTGACCAACAACGACGTGCTCGCGGCGAACTACCCGTTCGCCACCATCGAGCCCAACGTCGGCATCGTGCCGCTGCCGGACGACCGGCTCGACCGGCTCGCCGAGCTGTTCAGCAGCGAGCGGACCGTGCCGGCCGTGGTGTCGTTCGTGGACATCGCGGGCATCGTCAAGGGGGCGAGCGAGGGCGCGGGGCTGGGCAACAAGTTCCTCGCCAACATCCGCGAGGCCAACGCCATCTGCCAGGTCATCCGGGTCTTCGACGACCCGGACGTGGTGCACGTCGACGGCGCGGTCGACCCGCTCGCCGACATCGAGACGATCAACACCGAGTTGATCCTGGCCGACATGCAGACCCTGGAGAAGGCGCTGCCGAGGCTGGAGAAGGAGGCGCGCACCCGCAAGGAGGCCCGCCCGCTGCTCGACGCGGCCACCGCGGCCAGGGACGTCCTCGACAGCGGCCGCACCCTCTTCGCGGCCGGTGTGGACACCGCGCTGCTGCGCGAGCTGTCCCTGCTCACCACCAAGCCCTTCCTCTACGTCTTCAACGCCGACGAGGCCGTGCTGACCGACCCGGCCCGCCGCGCCGAGTTGGCCAAGCTCGTCGCCCCCGCCGACGCGGTGTTCCTGGACGCGAAGGTCGAAGCCGAACTCCTCGAACTCGACGAGGAGTCCCGCCGGGAACTGTTGGAATCGGTGGGACAGGACGAGCCCGGCCTCAACGCGCTGGCCCGAGCGGGCTTCCACACCCTCGGCCTGCAGACCTACCTGACCGCGGGCCCCAAGGAAGCCCGCGCCTGGACCATCCCCCAAGGCGCCACCGCCCCCCAAGCCGCAGGCGTGATCCACACCGACTTCGAACGGGGCTTCATCAAGGCCGAGGTCGTCTCCTACGCCGACCTGGTCGAAGCGGGCTCCATGGCCGCCGCGAAGGCCGCGGGCAAGGTCCGCATCGAAGGCAAGGACTACACCATGACCGACGGCGACGTGGTCGAATTCCGCTTCAACGTCTAG